In Maridesulfovibrio sp., a single genomic region encodes these proteins:
- a CDS encoding SAM-dependent chlorinase/fluorinase, with translation MGRPIALLTDFGLDDPYVGQMKGVLAARAPESPVIDVSHGVEPFCISQAAFFLAAAMEHFPGDTVFIVVVDPGVGSGRRIIGAEFGGRTVLAPDNGVLELAEDKFRGTAILTDLSEAAARMHSSATFHGRDIFAPIAAEIVGGVSLEELGPKLPLRDMVRTGMNRPHWRTDGVLATVLHKDRFGNLVLNIPDSQNLPERMSISPDLLLSGNDSCCIRRVSCYAELESGVMGLIAGSQGYYELAVNRGAASEMIGLEPGDTLFLEWNGRKPVFL, from the coding sequence ATGGGCAGACCAATTGCGTTACTTACGGACTTCGGCTTGGATGACCCCTACGTGGGGCAGATGAAAGGGGTGCTGGCTGCGCGTGCACCCGAGTCCCCTGTTATTGACGTCAGCCACGGAGTGGAGCCGTTCTGTATTTCCCAGGCCGCTTTTTTTCTGGCTGCCGCCATGGAACATTTTCCCGGCGACACTGTTTTTATAGTTGTTGTCGATCCCGGTGTGGGCAGTGGACGCCGCATCATCGGGGCGGAGTTCGGCGGCAGGACGGTACTGGCACCGGATAACGGGGTTCTTGAACTGGCCGAGGATAAATTCCGCGGGACCGCCATCCTGACCGATCTCAGCGAAGCTGCGGCCAGAATGCACAGTTCGGCCACTTTTCACGGTCGGGACATTTTCGCGCCGATTGCAGCAGAGATTGTCGGCGGCGTTTCGCTGGAGGAACTGGGGCCGAAGCTGCCCCTGCGCGACATGGTCAGGACCGGTATGAACAGACCGCACTGGCGAACTGACGGCGTGCTGGCAACCGTGCTGCACAAGGACCGGTTCGGCAATCTCGTGCTGAATATCCCGGATAGTCAGAACCTTCCGGAACGTATGTCCATATCGCCGGATCTGCTTCTTTCCGGTAACGACAGCTGCTGCATACGCAGGGTTTCCTGCTATGCCGAACTGGAGAGCGGAGTAATGGGACTGATTGCCGGGAGTCAGGGTTACTATGAACTTGCAGTCAACCGAGGTGCTGCTTCCGAAATGATCGGCCTTGAACCGGGAGACACCCTTTTTCTGGAGTGGAACGGACGTAAGCCTGTTTTCCTGTAA
- a CDS encoding amino acid permease: protein MEKLQKKYGFWTATAMVVGIVIGSGVFFKADDVLKAAGGDLPTALTAWLIGGAIMVVTAYVFSKIATRIERVNGVVDYFEEAYGRKAGYMVAWFLTFIYYPTLVAVLAWVSANYTAGLIGLKDSVWVISFIYMTGFFLLNYYSPVLAGKWQVASTVIKLIPLALVAVVGGIAGLSSGQTMQNFMDAAKVVSGSGGGLAVATLSTAFAYEGWIIATVINAELKDAKRTLPKALVVGTIAVMTFYMVYYMGISGVLTNDQVLAEGDAAPVRVIEMIFGSVGGTLLTVFVIISCLGTLNGLIMGSARGMFSIASRNMGPRPDIFRQINPSTNSTAHSAIVGYFLSAFWLMVWYGNFHGWWGQFMDISELPIAFLYVIYISIYIWVMRTFDDLGALSRFACPVMAGAGSIYIIWGAVHKDMFAHFLIIFLLILAAGVALMNSSRR, encoded by the coding sequence ATGGAAAAATTACAGAAAAAATACGGTTTCTGGACTGCAACTGCAATGGTTGTGGGAATTGTTATCGGTTCGGGGGTCTTCTTCAAGGCCGATGACGTGCTGAAGGCCGCCGGTGGCGACCTGCCGACAGCCCTGACCGCATGGCTCATAGGTGGAGCCATCATGGTGGTCACGGCGTACGTCTTTTCAAAAATTGCCACGCGCATCGAGAGGGTCAACGGCGTTGTGGACTACTTTGAAGAGGCTTACGGGAGAAAGGCGGGCTACATGGTGGCCTGGTTCCTTACCTTTATCTACTATCCGACTCTGGTGGCTGTTCTGGCCTGGGTTTCCGCCAACTATACCGCCGGGCTTATCGGTCTTAAAGACAGCGTCTGGGTAATTTCATTCATATATATGACCGGATTTTTCCTGCTGAACTACTATTCTCCGGTTCTGGCCGGTAAATGGCAGGTGGCTTCCACGGTCATAAAACTCATTCCGCTGGCTCTGGTGGCTGTTGTGGGCGGTATTGCCGGGCTTTCCAGCGGCCAGACCATGCAGAATTTCATGGATGCCGCCAAGGTTGTTTCCGGCAGCGGCGGGGGGCTGGCCGTGGCCACGCTTTCGACCGCTTTCGCATACGAGGGCTGGATTATAGCCACGGTCATCAACGCGGAGTTGAAGGATGCCAAACGCACGCTCCCGAAAGCGTTGGTAGTCGGTACAATCGCGGTTATGACTTTTTACATGGTCTATTACATGGGTATCTCCGGCGTGCTGACCAACGATCAGGTTCTAGCGGAGGGTGATGCCGCTCCGGTAAGGGTTATCGAGATGATTTTCGGCTCCGTGGGAGGAACCCTGCTGACCGTTTTCGTCATCATATCCTGTCTGGGCACCCTGAACGGGCTTATCATGGGTTCAGCTCGCGGCATGTTTTCCATTGCCTCGCGCAACATGGGGCCGCGGCCGGACATTTTCAGGCAGATCAACCCCAGCACAAACAGCACGGCGCATTCGGCCATTGTCGGATATTTCCTTTCCGCATTCTGGCTGATGGTCTGGTACGGCAACTTCCACGGCTGGTGGGGGCAGTTCATGGACATCTCGGAATTGCCCATTGCTTTTCTGTATGTGATTTACATTTCCATTTACATCTGGGTGATGAGGACTTTTGACGATCTCGGAGCGCTCAGCCGCTTTGCCTGCCCGGTTATGGCCGGGGCCGGTTCGATATACATCATCTGGGGGGCGGTGCATAAGGACATGTTCGCCCATTTTCTGATAATATTTCTGCTGATACTGGCAGCCGGGGTGGCCTTGATGAACAGTTCAAGGCGCTGA
- a CDS encoding dienelactone hydrolase family protein: MTTRSKTVRQFHEGIELEHVLISPAEDGPHPAVLLIHEYTGLDKATLGHAERLAEAGFTVLAADFYGRDNLPADIEQARSIHRLYRNDRLLMRKRACACLQTLLKCPEADSDTVFALGFSFGGGCALELARTGANLKGAVSVYGYLDTTHPAAAGDVKCPLLAIYVENDPVVPEEHLLQFKGEINDSEIVCRIIRVKDSKHGFAKPDSDCFDARQAEQMWSTVLEWMKQSPGT, encoded by the coding sequence ATGACAACGCGATCCAAAACAGTCCGGCAGTTTCATGAAGGCATTGAATTGGAGCATGTCCTGATTTCGCCCGCCGAAGACGGACCTCACCCGGCAGTACTGCTCATCCACGAATACACCGGGCTCGATAAAGCCACTCTGGGACATGCCGAACGACTCGCCGAAGCGGGCTTCACGGTACTGGCGGCAGATTTCTACGGGCGAGACAACCTTCCGGCGGATATTGAACAGGCCCGGTCAATACACCGTTTATATCGCAACGACAGGCTGCTCATGCGCAAAAGGGCATGCGCCTGTCTGCAAACGCTGCTGAAATGCCCGGAAGCGGACTCCGACACAGTATTCGCCCTCGGCTTTTCATTCGGCGGAGGCTGCGCGCTTGAACTTGCCCGCACGGGCGCAAATCTGAAAGGCGCTGTAAGCGTATACGGATATCTTGATACCACCCACCCCGCAGCCGCAGGCGATGTAAAATGCCCTCTGCTGGCAATATATGTTGAAAACGACCCCGTGGTCCCCGAAGAGCATTTGCTCCAATTCAAAGGGGAGATAAACGATTCTGAAATCGTCTGCAGAATAATCAGGGTGAAAGATTCGAAACACGGGTTTGCAAAACCGGATTCGGATTGTTTTGACGCCAGGCAGGCGGAGCAGATGTGGTCAACAGTGCTGGAATGGATGAAACAAAGCCCCGGCACCTGA
- a CDS encoding SPOR domain-containing protein produces the protein MAASTGKKKTANNQEKTYTFTFTVPEMIGLCAGSVAALCAFFILGILLGRGYQPENDVPELAMMMPGQSANSSGEIKGGVLKPEELSYIDQLKKKPESAVRQEPAEEKQSATPKAAAAKPADKPAPKAEAPAQPAAVAQTPPAAQAQPEPPVEMDNPQATTLPTYNYIYQAASFGDEIRARDFSDKLIANGLDAYVEPGKSGTRTWYRVFVRHTGTPESTDAMKSVLRKFGIKKPLLKSKVAAS, from the coding sequence ATGGCTGCTTCCACAGGAAAAAAGAAGACCGCAAACAATCAGGAAAAAACATACACATTCACCTTCACGGTACCGGAAATGATCGGTCTGTGTGCCGGTAGTGTGGCGGCTCTGTGCGCATTCTTTATCCTGGGCATACTGCTCGGCCGCGGCTACCAGCCGGAGAACGATGTGCCGGAACTGGCCATGATGATGCCCGGCCAGTCGGCCAACAGCTCCGGAGAAATAAAGGGCGGTGTGCTGAAGCCCGAGGAATTGAGCTATATCGATCAGCTCAAGAAAAAGCCTGAATCTGCTGTCCGCCAGGAACCGGCAGAAGAAAAGCAAAGCGCAACCCCCAAGGCTGCCGCAGCAAAACCTGCGGACAAGCCGGCCCCCAAAGCCGAAGCTCCTGCCCAGCCCGCCGCTGTTGCGCAGACTCCCCCTGCCGCACAGGCACAGCCGGAACCTCCGGTTGAAATGGACAATCCGCAGGCAACCACCCTGCCGACCTACAATTATATCTATCAGGCAGCCTCTTTCGGAGACGAGATAAGGGCCAGAGATTTCAGCGACAAACTGATAGCAAACGGACTTGACGCCTATGTTGAACCGGGAAAAAGCGGCACCAGAACATGGTACCGTGTTTTCGTCCGCCATACCGGAACACCGGAATCAACGGACGCCATGAAAAGTGTGCTTCGCAAGTTCGGGATCAAAAAACCTCTGCTGAAAAGCAAGGTGGCGGCGTCCTGA
- a CDS encoding tetratricopeptide repeat protein has protein sequence MSAVKAGPDIKKILLSAALLSIMVIVVYGRCGGFELVTYDDTSYVSNNARVMQGLSADNIGWAFSTFQLSNYHPLTIISHMLDTSLFGDSPGARHLVNVFFHLCNVLLLFFFLLKSTADLRCGGLLPSFFAAAFFAVHPVHVESVAWVAERKDVLSTFFWLSAMHGWLAYARDRSPANYGLTFFFTGMAILAKPMAVTLPAALFLLDIWPLGRVVSGRKVLPQLAGLVLEKLPLLALSVLSSVLTLLAQEGGGAMQSTASFPLSLRLSNALVSWVAYLRELFVPANLAVFYPYPQEIPLWKPLLALLFIVVVTAACLRIYRKFPAAVVGWLWYLGTLVPVIGLVQVGDQAMADRYAYIPFMGLYMVLAFGVAALVREGRLPGKAAVGAGGVIVILLLAGAYVQAGYWKNSETLYLRALDVTENNHHMNYNYANLLERKKEYPKAAGYYRAAIKADPSHYKAMTNLANILSRQGDVDGAMELYGRALSVNPEYAAAYSNRGIGYHKQGRFDLALADYRKALQLDPNNANTMVNMGLLYYMRGDLPAAKEWLHRALAADPHNEAARRNLEMIP, from the coding sequence ATGAGTGCTGTAAAGGCCGGACCGGATATAAAAAAAATACTGCTTTCAGCAGCCCTGCTTTCAATAATGGTCATTGTCGTTTACGGACGTTGCGGCGGTTTTGAACTGGTCACCTATGACGATACCAGCTATGTAAGTAATAACGCCCGGGTCATGCAGGGACTCTCCGCAGACAACATCGGCTGGGCTTTCAGCACCTTTCAGCTTTCCAACTATCATCCCCTGACCATCATATCCCACATGCTGGATACCTCTCTTTTCGGGGATTCTCCGGGCGCCCGTCATCTGGTCAATGTCTTTTTCCACCTGTGCAATGTCCTGCTGCTTTTCTTTTTTCTGCTCAAGTCAACTGCGGATTTACGCTGCGGCGGACTGCTGCCCTCGTTTTTTGCTGCCGCCTTTTTCGCCGTTCATCCGGTGCACGTAGAATCTGTCGCCTGGGTGGCGGAACGCAAGGACGTGCTTTCCACCTTCTTCTGGCTGTCTGCCATGCACGGCTGGCTTGCCTATGCCCGTGACCGCAGCCCTGCCAACTACGGGCTGACCTTTTTTTTCACCGGCATGGCCATTCTTGCCAAGCCCATGGCCGTTACCCTGCCGGCCGCCCTTTTCCTGCTTGATATATGGCCCCTTGGCAGGGTGGTTTCCGGCAGGAAGGTTCTGCCGCAACTGGCCGGTCTTGTTCTGGAAAAGCTTCCCCTGCTGGCTCTTTCCGTTCTTTCTTCCGTCCTCACCCTGCTGGCTCAGGAGGGTGGGGGAGCAATGCAGTCCACAGCTTCATTTCCGCTCTCTTTGCGTCTTTCCAATGCCCTTGTTTCCTGGGTAGCCTATCTGCGGGAACTGTTCGTCCCGGCAAACCTTGCGGTTTTCTATCCCTATCCGCAGGAAATTCCGCTCTGGAAGCCGTTGCTGGCCTTGTTGTTTATTGTTGTTGTTACTGCTGCGTGTCTGCGGATATACAGAAAATTTCCCGCAGCTGTCGTTGGCTGGCTATGGTATCTCGGCACCCTTGTACCGGTTATCGGGCTGGTGCAGGTAGGGGATCAGGCCATGGCGGATCGCTATGCCTATATTCCGTTCATGGGGTTGTACATGGTTCTGGCCTTCGGAGTTGCCGCGCTGGTGCGTGAGGGGCGTCTGCCCGGCAAGGCTGCTGTCGGGGCAGGGGGGGTGATCGTTATCCTGCTGCTAGCCGGAGCGTATGTGCAGGCCGGGTACTGGAAAAACAGTGAAACACTCTATCTCCGGGCTCTGGATGTCACAGAAAACAACCACCACATGAACTACAACTACGCCAACCTGCTGGAACGCAAAAAGGAATACCCCAAAGCCGCAGGATACTACCGGGCTGCAATCAAGGCCGACCCGTCCCACTACAAGGCCATGACCAATCTCGCGAACATTCTTTCCCGGCAGGGCGATGTTGACGGTGCCATGGAGCTTTACGGCCGGGCTCTTTCCGTAAATCCCGAATACGCCGCAGCCTATTCCAACAGGGGGATAGGCTATCACAAGCAGGGCCGCTTTGACCTCGCGCTCGCGGATTACAGGAAAGCCCTTCAACTGGACCCGAACAATGCCAACACAATGGTCAATATGGGGCTGCTTTACTATATGCGCGGAGACCTCCCGGCCGCAAAAGAGTGGCTGCACAGAGCCCTGGCCGCAGACCCCCACAATGAAGCTGCCAGGCGCAATCTTGAAATGATTCCTTGA
- a CDS encoding amino acid permease — MSAEHKKMGVIACTAVVAGNMMGSGIALLPANLAAIGSISLIGWGVALLGALALAYVYSRLGMEDPQEGGPIAYSGEVAPILGYQSGLLYYHANWIGNLAIAITGVDYLSVFFPALQDPVMSGITSIAIIWLFTGINILGADWIGRLVSIGVVLLLIPVIVTGTAGWMFFDASQFNANWLVKGQTPDSAVLAAIILCIWSFIGVESAAVNTAVVKDPKRTIPLSTMIGTALAGLVYILSCTAISGMFPADKMAASGAPFSMAMGHICASLPFAQYVPKLVSAVTAFACLASLGSWMMLVSQAGSRAASDGTLPEIFGRKNNHGTPVMGLILSSIMMSILLVVLMLVSKGGNTQSLFGNIASIAVLLTLPPYFYSALNLLRRYGFHAKRAWLQITSALLACGFCLVALSGAAKDALIGCMIVMLCTFIFYVGKDRTEFERKIRQES, encoded by the coding sequence ATGTCGGCTGAGCATAAGAAAATGGGTGTTATCGCCTGTACGGCAGTTGTGGCCGGAAACATGATGGGATCCGGCATAGCCCTGCTCCCGGCAAACCTCGCCGCCATAGGCAGCATTTCCCTCATAGGATGGGGAGTGGCTCTCCTCGGCGCGCTGGCTCTTGCCTACGTTTATTCAAGGTTGGGCATGGAGGATCCGCAGGAAGGCGGTCCCATCGCCTATTCCGGCGAAGTTGCACCTATTCTCGGATACCAGTCCGGGCTGCTCTACTACCATGCAAACTGGATTGGAAACCTTGCCATTGCCATCACCGGTGTGGACTATCTTTCTGTATTTTTCCCGGCACTTCAGGACCCGGTCATGTCCGGGATCACTTCCATAGCCATTATCTGGCTGTTCACCGGCATAAACATTCTCGGCGCGGACTGGATAGGGCGGCTGGTATCCATAGGCGTAGTATTACTGCTCATTCCGGTGATTGTTACCGGCACAGCGGGGTGGATGTTCTTTGACGCATCCCAGTTCAACGCGAACTGGCTGGTCAAGGGCCAGACGCCCGACTCTGCCGTGCTGGCGGCCATCATTCTCTGCATCTGGAGCTTCATCGGCGTGGAAAGTGCCGCGGTGAACACCGCCGTGGTCAAAGACCCCAAAAGGACGATACCCTTGTCCACAATGATAGGCACAGCCCTTGCCGGACTGGTCTACATTCTTTCCTGTACAGCCATATCGGGCATGTTCCCTGCGGACAAGATGGCTGCTTCCGGAGCACCTTTCTCTATGGCCATGGGGCATATCTGCGCAAGCCTGCCTTTTGCGCAATACGTTCCGAAACTTGTTTCGGCTGTCACCGCCTTTGCCTGCCTGGCATCGCTCGGCTCCTGGATGATGCTGGTATCACAGGCCGGAAGCAGAGCCGCAAGCGACGGAACCCTGCCGGAAATTTTCGGCCGCAAAAACAATCACGGCACCCCGGTAATGGGGCTTATACTTTCCTCGATCATGATGAGCATCCTGCTTGTAGTGCTCATGCTGGTTTCCAAGGGTGGAAATACCCAGTCCCTGTTCGGCAACATCGCCTCCATCGCCGTGCTGCTGACCCTGCCTCCGTATTTCTACTCCGCACTCAACCTGCTGCGCCGCTACGGTTTCCATGCCAAGCGGGCCTGGCTGCAGATTACCTCGGCTCTGCTGGCCTGCGGATTCTGCCTTGTGGCGCTTTCCGGAGCGGCCAAAGATGCGCTTATCGGCTGCATGATCGTCATGCTGTGCACGTTCATCTTTTACGTCGGAAAGGACCGCACCGAATTCGAACGCAAGATCAGACAGGAGTCCTGA
- the argS gene encoding arginine--tRNA ligase, translated as MKAKQHLEKVLGSILESKGWEWPEKAVIEPPKDNKFGDMSANIAMMLSKQAKMNPRAIAEEIKNGLEGDKYIEKTDIAGPGFLNFTFSESFWQDIISDVLEKGADYGRSEIGKGTRIQVEYVSANPTGPLHIGHGRGAAIGDCLVRILDFTGFDVEAEYYVNDAGRQMLILGNSIWVRLQQSQGRDIPDPEDFYKGDYIKDIAAEVLELNPTILDMTEEESVAICREYGMNQILEGIKKDLAAFDVRHDVWFSEKSLVSAGKVEETFADLKKRGMAYEKDGALWFRSTDLGDDKDRVLRKSNGDLTYFASDIAYHDDKYKRGFDVVVDIWGADHHGYIPRMQAAVEALGKKGQLDVILVQLVNLLRGGEQIAMSTRAGKFETLEDVVNEVGRDASRFMFLSRKSDSHLDFDLDLVKQKTMDNPVYYVQYAHARICSIIRKAAEQGINIPATDAAALSSLNNAEELALMKLMDQFADVAESAGRNMSPHVISFYLRDLAGALHRFYSMHHILSAEGEVVEARLVLLQAVATTLANGLKLLGVSAPERM; from the coding sequence ATGAAAGCTAAACAACATCTTGAAAAAGTACTCGGTTCCATTCTTGAATCCAAGGGATGGGAATGGCCTGAAAAGGCTGTGATCGAACCGCCTAAAGATAATAAATTCGGTGATATGTCTGCAAATATAGCCATGATGCTTTCCAAGCAGGCCAAAATGAATCCGCGAGCAATCGCCGAAGAAATAAAGAACGGACTCGAAGGCGACAAATATATAGAGAAAACAGACATCGCCGGCCCTGGATTCCTGAATTTCACATTTTCCGAATCATTCTGGCAGGATATAATTTCCGATGTTCTTGAAAAAGGTGCGGACTACGGCCGCAGCGAAATCGGAAAGGGTACCAGAATACAGGTGGAATACGTTTCCGCCAACCCCACCGGCCCCCTGCACATCGGCCACGGACGCGGTGCCGCCATCGGCGACTGTCTGGTCCGCATACTGGACTTCACCGGTTTCGATGTTGAGGCTGAATACTACGTCAACGATGCCGGACGCCAGATGCTCATTCTCGGCAACTCCATCTGGGTCCGCCTCCAGCAGTCTCAGGGACGCGATATTCCCGACCCCGAAGATTTCTACAAGGGTGATTACATAAAGGACATCGCAGCCGAAGTCCTTGAACTGAATCCCACCATCCTTGATATGACGGAAGAGGAATCCGTGGCTATCTGCCGTGAATACGGCATGAACCAGATTCTTGAAGGCATCAAGAAAGACCTCGCCGCATTTGATGTGCGCCACGATGTATGGTTCTCGGAAAAAAGTCTTGTTTCCGCCGGAAAAGTGGAAGAAACCTTTGCCGACCTCAAAAAACGCGGCATGGCTTACGAAAAGGACGGAGCCCTCTGGTTCCGGTCCACGGATCTTGGCGACGACAAGGACCGCGTCCTGCGCAAATCAAACGGCGATCTGACCTATTTCGCATCGGACATCGCCTACCATGACGACAAGTATAAACGCGGTTTTGACGTGGTCGTGGACATCTGGGGTGCTGACCATCACGGTTATATTCCCCGCATGCAGGCTGCAGTGGAGGCCCTCGGCAAAAAGGGACAGCTTGATGTAATTCTCGTCCAGCTGGTCAACCTGCTGCGCGGCGGCGAACAGATTGCCATGTCCACCCGCGCTGGTAAATTCGAAACACTTGAAGACGTGGTAAATGAAGTAGGCCGCGATGCTTCCCGGTTCATGTTCCTGTCCCGCAAGAGCGACAGTCATCTGGATTTCGACCTTGATCTGGTCAAACAGAAGACCATGGACAACCCGGTCTATTACGTACAGTACGCCCATGCGCGCATCTGCTCGATTATCCGCAAGGCCGCCGAGCAGGGTATCAACATTCCCGCTACGGATGCGGCAGCACTGTCCTCCCTGAACAATGCGGAAGAACTTGCGCTGATGAAACTCATGGACCAGTTTGCCGATGTTGCCGAAAGCGCAGGCAGAAACATGAGCCCGCACGTAATAAGCTTCTATCTGCGGGACCTGGCCGGAGCTCTGCACAGATTTTACAGCATGCACCACATCCTCTCCGCCGAAGGCGAGGTTGTGGAAGCAAGGCTCGTGCTGCTGCAGGCCGTGGCAACAACTCTCGCCAACGGCTTGAAACTGCTCGGGGTATCCGCTCCTGAACGCATGTAA
- a CDS encoding nitroreductase family protein produces the protein MDVFEAIYSRRSIRKYEDKPVSEELISKLLGAAMMAPSAGNAQPWQFIVVDDREKLDAVSDINQYAAMAKKAPLGILVCGDLSLEKYAGYWVQDCSAATENLLLAVRASGLGAVWTGIHPIEERVQGYKKLFNLPEQVIPLGFLVIGWPDQESKKKDRYKEERVHRNNW, from the coding sequence ATGGATGTCTTTGAAGCTATTTACAGCCGCAGAAGTATCAGGAAATATGAGGATAAACCGGTAAGTGAAGAGTTGATCAGCAAGCTGCTCGGCGCGGCGATGATGGCTCCGAGTGCCGGAAATGCGCAGCCGTGGCAGTTCATTGTTGTGGATGACCGGGAAAAGCTGGATGCTGTTTCGGACATCAACCAGTACGCCGCAATGGCCAAGAAGGCTCCGCTCGGTATTCTTGTCTGCGGCGATTTAAGTCTGGAAAAATACGCCGGATACTGGGTGCAGGACTGCTCCGCCGCAACAGAGAACCTGCTGCTAGCTGTGCGTGCCAGCGGACTGGGCGCTGTCTGGACCGGTATACATCCCATTGAGGAGCGGGTGCAGGGCTACAAAAAACTTTTCAATCTTCCCGAGCAGGTCATCCCGCTGGGATTTCTGGTTATCGGCTGGCCGGATCAGGAATCCAAGAAAAAGGACCGCTACAAGGAAGAACGGGTTCACAGAAACAACTGGTAG
- a CDS encoding cation diffusion facilitator family transporter, with protein MPESPKKYIYYSLTASIVTMVLKTWAWYMTDSVGLLSDALETLVNLSAGMLALASLNLALKPADAAHTYGHGKAEYFSSGAEGMLILIAAVGIVYASVERFANPAVPDNLGPGLFIALLSSVVNFVTARIMLKGAKIHDSIILEADAKHLLTDVWTSVGLVAGLGIMLFTPPAWSVIDPIIALIMAGNIVFTGFSLIRRSYSGLMDNTLPQEELLVIDNAIRRCGGQDALYHGLRTRKAGSDRFVDFHLLLPGESTIASSHELCSEIETCIKDELNNCQVTIHVEPKEDESSYDCEETGGLCGSRIRLDEKIGSGK; from the coding sequence ATGCCTGAATCACCAAAGAAATATATTTATTATTCACTGACAGCCTCCATCGTCACCATGGTTCTCAAAACATGGGCCTGGTACATGACCGACTCGGTCGGTCTGCTCTCGGACGCACTGGAAACTCTGGTCAACCTGTCCGCGGGCATGCTGGCGCTCGCCTCGCTCAACCTGGCCCTCAAACCGGCGGACGCCGCCCATACCTACGGACACGGCAAGGCCGAATATTTCTCCAGCGGTGCGGAAGGCATGCTTATCCTCATCGCCGCGGTAGGAATCGTCTATGCTTCTGTCGAACGCTTCGCCAACCCTGCGGTTCCGGACAATCTCGGTCCCGGCCTGTTCATCGCGCTTCTTTCATCGGTCGTGAACTTCGTAACCGCCCGGATCATGCTCAAGGGAGCAAAAATACATGATTCCATAATTCTGGAAGCTGACGCAAAACACCTGCTCACCGATGTATGGACATCCGTGGGGCTGGTGGCCGGACTGGGGATCATGCTGTTCACACCGCCTGCATGGTCGGTAATCGACCCGATTATCGCGCTCATTATGGCCGGTAACATCGTATTCACCGGATTTTCACTGATCAGAAGATCGTATTCCGGACTGATGGACAACACCCTTCCGCAGGAAGAACTGCTCGTCATAGACAATGCCATACGCAGATGCGGAGGACAGGATGCGCTCTACCACGGACTGCGCACCCGCAAGGCGGGATCGGACCGCTTTGTCGATTTCCACCTGCTGCTTCCCGGAGAATCCACCATCGCCAGCTCCCATGAACTGTGCTCGGAGATAGAAACCTGCATCAAGGATGAACTGAACAACTGTCAGGTAACCATACACGTGGAACCCAAGGAGGATGAATCCTCCTACGACTGTGAGGAAACCGGCGGGTTGTGCGGCTCACGGATCAGACTTGACGAAAAGATCGGCAGCGGGAAATGA